Proteins encoded in a region of the Cheilinus undulatus linkage group 8, ASM1832078v1, whole genome shotgun sequence genome:
- the LOC121514047 gene encoding lactose-binding lectin l-2-like has product MMQLFLFLSGLALVAVSPLAAYELERGRCSSSWYNFRGRCYKYTATHMTWSDAEHYCVSQRANLVSVHSEDEHYFVRFLIRSFDPAQGRTWMGLTDIHREGRWLWSDGCPANFFFWSAGEPNNILNEDCAHFNYGSYRRWNDVRCYLSYPFVCATSTDCR; this is encoded by the coding sequence ATgatgcagctcttcctcttcttgtCTGGTCTGGCTTTAGTAGCCGTGTCTCCTCTGGCTGCGTATGAGCTGGAGCGTGGACGCTGTTCCTCTTCCTGGTACAACTTCAGAGGCCGCTGCTACAAATACACGGCCACTCATATGACCTGGAGTGACGCAGAGCACTACTGTGTGTCACAGAGAGCCAACCTGGTGTCTGTTCACAGCGAGGATGAGCATTACTTTGTCAGATTCCTTATCAGGTCCTTTGATCCTGCTCAGGGAAGAACCTGGATGGGGCTCACTGACATCCACAGAGAAGGCCGGTGGCTGTGGTCTGATGGCTGCCCGGCCAATTTTTTCTTCTGGTCAGCAGGGGAGCCGAACAACATCTTAAATGAAGATTGTGCTCACTTCAACTATGGGTCATATCGGAGATGGAACGATGTTCGATGTTATCTGTCATATCCCTTTGTCTGTGCAACCAGCACAGACTGCAGGTAA